The segment CTACTACGAAGCCCACCAGCTTCTCAAGCGGAGCCCGGTCCACTTCGCGGGCAACGTCGAAGGGCGCGACATCATCCTCGGGACCGCGGACGTGGTGGTTTGCGACGGGTTCGTCGGGAACGTCCTGCTCAAGTTCGCCGAGAGCGTGATCCCGAGCATCTCCAGCATGATCAAGGACGAGATCGCGCGCCACCCGCTCAGCATGATGGCCGGTCTTCTGCTCAAGCCGGCGTTCCACCGCCTCCGAAGGCGCCTTGACTACGCCGAAGTGGGCGGCGCCCCGCTGCTCGGGGTCGACGGAACCGCCATCATCGCCCACGGCCGCTCGAACGTCCGCGCGATCAAGAACGCGATCCGCGTGGCCGCGCGTTGCGCCGAGGCCAAGGTGCCGGACTCGATCCGGACCGAGCTGCAGCGCCTGGCGCCGGAGGCCGCGTGATCGCCCCCAATCGAGGCGTTCACATCGTCGGGACCGGCTCGTTCACGCCGGAGCGCGTTCTCACGAACCAGGATCTCGAGAAGATCGTCGACACCTCCGACGAGTGGATCAAATCGCGCACCGGGATCAAGGAGCGGCGGATCGCCGATCCGAAGACGCCCGCGTCCGCCCTGGCCTCCGAGGCCTCCGCGCGCGCGCTCGAGGCGGCGGGCGTGAAGGCGTCGGATCTCGACCAGATCATCGTCGGCACGGTGACGGGGGATCGCACCTTCCCCTCCACCGGCTGCATCGTGCAGGACCGGCTCGGCGCGAAGAAGGCCTACGCCTTCGACGTCTCCGCCGCCTGCGCGGGATTCCTCTACGGGCTTTCGGTCGGGCGATCGGCGATCGAGTCGGGAGCGGCCGAGACGGTGCTCGTGATCGGCGTCGAAACGCTCTCCAAGATCGTGAACTGGACCGATCGCAACACGTGCGTTCTGTTCGGCGACGCGGCCGGGGCGGTCGTCCTCCGGGCGAACGGGAAGCCTGGCGGAATCCTCGCGACGCGCCTCCACAGCGACGGCGCGCTGGTCCACCTGCTCGAGATGCCGGCCGGCGGCTCGCTCATGCCGCCGTCCCACGAAACGGTCGATCGCCGGCTCCACACGATCCACATGAGCGGGAACGACGTCTTCAAGCACGCGGTGCGCGCGATGGAGTCGGTGGCCCTGGAGGCGCTGGAAGCCGCGGGGCGAAAACCGGAGGAGCTCGACCTCTTGATCCCGCACCAGGCAAATTACCGGATTATCGACGCCACCGCGCGGCGCCTGGGCCTCCCGATGGAGAAGGTCTTCGTGAATCTGGACCGCTATGGGAATACCTCGGCGGCCTCGATCCCCTTGGCGCTTGACGAAGCGAGGCGATCGGGCCGGATCCGTCCGGGCAACCTGATCGAGCTCGTGACCTTCGGCGGCGGCTTCACGTGGGCGGCGGCGGTGATCGAGTGGTAGGCGCCGCGTGCCTCTTCCCGGGACAGGGATCCCAGAGCGTCGGCATGGGCCGGGCGCTCGCGGAGCGCTATCCCGAGGCTAAGGCCGTCTTCGCGGAGGCGGACAAGGTTCTGGGATTCGCGCTCTCGACGCTCTGCTTCGAGGGGCCCGCCGAGGAGCTCACCCGAACCGAGAACACGCAGCCCGCGCTTCTCGCCACGAGCGTCGCCGCGTTCCGCGTGCTTGAGGCGAGGGGACTCAAGCCCGCGGCCGCGGCGGGCCATAGCGCGGGCGAGTACGCGGCCCACGTCGCGGCCGGGTCGCTCACGCTGGCCGAGGGGCTATCGCTCATCCGGCGGCGCGGCGAGGCGATGGCCGGCGCGGGGAAGGAGCGCCCGGGAACGATGGCGGCGGTGCTGGGGCTCAACGTGGCGCAGATCCAGGATGTGCTCCGGAGGGTGGACGCGCCGCGCGATTTGGCCGCGGCGAACTACAACTCGCCCGGTCAAGTGGTCCTCTCCGGGACGCCCGATGCGGTCGCGCGCGCCTCCGAAGAGGCCCGCCGCGCCGGAGCGAAGAAGGTCGTGCCGCTCCAGGTCTCCGCGGCATTCCACTCGCCCCTGATGGAGGCGGCGTCGCGCGGGCTCGACGAGGCAATCGCGCGCGCGCCGATCGCGCGCGCGCGGTTCCCCGTCTACGCGAACGTCACCGCCGCCCCGGTCTCGGAGCCCGAGATGATCCGCGACACGCTGCGAAAGCAGCTTCTGAGCCCCGTCCTCTGGGAGCAGACGATGCGGGCGATGCGGGAGGCGGGCATCCGACAGTACGTTGAGGTCGGGAACGGCCGGGTCCTCCGCGGCCTTGTGCGCGGCGTCGACAAGGAGGCGGTGGTCTTCGGATCCGAGGATCCCGAATCGATCGAGGCGGCCGCCGTGGGGATCGCGGAGACCGCGACACGGTGAAGCGGCCGTTCGAGGGGCGAGTCGCCGTCGTGACGGGCGGCGCCAAGGGAATCGGCCTCGCGGTGACGCGCGCGTTCGCCCGAGGCGGCGCGAAGGTCGTGGTCTCCGGGCGGGACCAAGCGGCGCTCGACGAAGCCTGCGCGGAGGTGAAGCGCGACGGCGGCGAGGCGATCGCGACGAAAGCCGACGTCGCTCAGGAAGCCGACGCGAACGCGCTTTGCGCGCGCGCGCTCGAGGCGTTCGGCAAGGCGGACATTCTGATCAACAACGCGGGGGTGACGAAGGACGGGCTCCTCCTCCGGATGAGCGACGCCGATTGGGACCAGGTGCTCGACACGAATTTGAAGGGCGCGTTCCACTGCATCCGCGCCTTCGCGAAGCCGATGGTGAAGCAGCGCTGGGGACGGATCGTGAACGTGAGCTCGGTGATCGGTCTGATCGGAAACGCGGGCCAGGTGAACTACGCGGCCTCGAAGGCGGGCTTGATCGGTCTCACGAAGGCGGTTGCGAAGGAGCTGGCGTCACGCCATATTACGGTCAATGCGGTGGCGCCCGGCTTCATCGAGACGGCGATGACCGGAGCGCTGGATGAGAAGGTCCGTGAAGGACTTAAGGCCCAGATCCCGCTGGGGCGTTTGGGCTCGGCGGACGACGTCGCGCACGCGGTCGCCTTCCTCTGCTCCGAGGAGGCCGGGTACGTCACCGGCCAGGTGCTGACCGTCGACGGCGGGATGGTGATGTGAACACGGAGTGAGAGTCGCAAACTGAAGGAACGAATCTAAAGGGAGGTGAGGAAAGGGATGGCTTCATTCAGCGAAGATCGGGTCAAGCAGATCATCGTGGACCAGCTGGGCGTCGCGACCGAGCAGGTCACGCCGGAGGCGTCATTCATCGACGACCTGGGCGCGGATTCACTCGACACGGTGGAGTTGGTCATGGCCCTCGAGGAGGAATTCGACATCGAAATTCCGGACGAGGATGCCGAGAAGATGACCACCGTCGCCGACGCAATCAAGTATCTCGAAAGCCACGTGCCGAAGAACGCCTAACTCGGCACCGCCGACTCGCCATCGAGTCGGCGAAGGGGAGCAAAAGCCAGCGTTGAGAAGAGGAACCGGAGAAGGGTCATGATGCGAGGAAACGGACAGCCGCGCCGCGTCGTCATCACGGGTATGGGGGTGGTTTCTCCCCTGGGCTCGGACGTCGAGACGTTTTGGAAACGGCTGATCGCAGGGGAGTCCGGGATCGGTCCCGTGACGCGATTCGACACGTCGAAGTACGACACTCGATTCGCGGCCGAGGTGCAGGGGTATCGCACCGAGGAATTCATGGACCGGAAGGAAATCCGCCGGACCGACCTGTTCGTCCAGTACGCGATCGGCGCCGCCGCCCAGGCCGTGAAGCAGGCGGGCGTGTCGCCGCAGAGCGTGGACGTGAACCGCTACGGGGTCATCGTGGGCTCCGGCATCGGCGGGATCGCGACCTTCGAGGATCAGTACCGAACGCTCCTCGAAAAGGGACCCTCGCGCGTGAGCCCCTTCTTCATCCCGATGATGATCTCGGACATGGCCTCCGGCCAGGTGTCGATCCAGTTCGGCGCCAAGGGTCCCAACTACTGCACGGTTTCCGCCTGCTCTTCCGGGGCGCACGCGGTAGGGGACGCGTTCCGAATCATCCAACACAACGAGGCGGACGTGATGATCTCGGGAGGGGCGGAAGCGCCCATCACCCCGGTCTCCTTCGCTGGGTTCTGCTCTATGAAGGCGATGTCCACACGCAACGACGATCCGCAGAGGGCCTCGCGCCCCTTCGACGCCCAGCGAGATGGGTTCGTGATGGGGGAAGGCGCGGGCATCGTGGTGCTCGAAGAGCTCGAGCACGCCAAGAAGCGCGGCGTGAAGATCCTTGCGGAAGTCGTAGGCTATGGCGCGACGGGAGATGCCCATCACATGACGGCGCCCGCCCCCGAGGGTGAGGGTGCGGCGCGTGCCATGCGGGAGGCGATCCGGGATTCGGGGCTACCGCTCGAATCGTTCGGATATATGAACGCCCACGGCACCTCCACGCCGCTCAACGACAAATTCGAAACACAGGCCATCAAGTCGGTATTCGGGGCACAAGCGAAGAAGCTCCCGGTCAGCTCGACGAAGTCGATGACGGGACACCTTCTCGGCGCCGCAGGCGGGCTCGAGACGATCATCTGCGTCCTCGCCCTGGAGCGGCACACGCTTCCCCCGACGATCAATTACAAGACTCCGGATCCCGACTGTGACCTCGATTACGTCCCCAACACTGCACGAGCGGTCGAACTGCAGGCAGCCCTCTCTAACTCACTGGGCTTTGGTGGGCACAACGTCACCCTGGCGTTGTCGAGGTATGTGGCGTAAGGGGATCCCTACGGGGATCCGCACATTATGAAATTGCTCCGAAAGCTGTTCGGTCTGGACCGGCCGGCGGCGCCGGCAACACGGGCGCCCCGGGACCGGGAATTGGATCTCAAAGGTCTCGAACGTCTTCTCAAGTATACGTTCAAGGATCCGGCGTTGGCCCGCATCGCCATGACCCACCGCTCGTATCTCCACGCGAGCCCCGGCCGAAGCGGGGACTCGAACGAGCGCATGGAATTTCTGGGCGACTCGGTCGTCGGCCTCGCCGTGAACGAATTCCTCTACAACAAATTTCCCAAGCTCCGCGAAGGCGAGCTGACCAAGATGAAATCGCTGCTGGTCAGCCGCGTCATCCTGTCGCGGGCAGCGACCGTGATGGGACTCGGAAACTTCGTCCTCCTGAGCGAGGCGGAGAACGAGTCGGGAGGCCGGAACCGCGCCTCGATCCTGGCGGACACGCTGGAAGGAATCATCGGCGCGGTCTACCTGGACGGCGGGCTCGAGCCGGCGCGGAAGCTGACCGAGCGGCTTCTCCTGCGCGAGGTGCACGAGATCCTGAGCGACGCGAATCTTGCGAATTACAAGAGCATGCTCCAGGAATACGTGCAGGGAGAATTCAAGACGCACCCGCAGTACCGCATCTCCAGCGAGAACGGGCCCGATCACCAGAAGCTCTTCGCCGTCGAGGTCGTCGTGAACGGACGGACGCTGGGGCGTGGCCACGGCAGCAACAAGAAAGAGGCGGAGCAGGAGGCGGCGCGCGACGCGCTCCTCCACTTCGAGAAGATGGTCCGCTCCGAGAAGCAGGGCGGTGATGCTGCCGGCGGAGAGCGG is part of the Candidatus Eisenbacteria bacterium genome and harbors:
- the fabD gene encoding ACP S-malonyltransferase, which codes for MVGAACLFPGQGSQSVGMGRALAERYPEAKAVFAEADKVLGFALSTLCFEGPAEELTRTENTQPALLATSVAAFRVLEARGLKPAAAAGHSAGEYAAHVAAGSLTLAEGLSLIRRRGEAMAGAGKERPGTMAAVLGLNVAQIQDVLRRVDAPRDLAAANYNSPGQVVLSGTPDAVARASEEARRAGAKKVVPLQVSAAFHSPLMEAASRGLDEAIARAPIARARFPVYANVTAAPVSEPEMIRDTLRKQLLSPVLWEQTMRAMREAGIRQYVEVGNGRVLRGLVRGVDKEAVVFGSEDPESIEAAAVGIAETATR
- the fabG gene encoding 3-oxoacyl-[acyl-carrier-protein] reductase, coding for MKRPFEGRVAVVTGGAKGIGLAVTRAFARGGAKVVVSGRDQAALDEACAEVKRDGGEAIATKADVAQEADANALCARALEAFGKADILINNAGVTKDGLLLRMSDADWDQVLDTNLKGAFHCIRAFAKPMVKQRWGRIVNVSSVIGLIGNAGQVNYAASKAGLIGLTKAVAKELASRHITVNAVAPGFIETAMTGALDEKVREGLKAQIPLGRLGSADDVAHAVAFLCSEEAGYVTGQVLTVDGGMVM
- the acpP gene encoding acyl carrier protein, with amino-acid sequence MASFSEDRVKQIIVDQLGVATEQVTPEASFIDDLGADSLDTVELVMALEEEFDIEIPDEDAEKMTTVADAIKYLESHVPKNA
- a CDS encoding ketoacyl-ACP synthase III produces the protein MIAPNRGVHIVGTGSFTPERVLTNQDLEKIVDTSDEWIKSRTGIKERRIADPKTPASALASEASARALEAAGVKASDLDQIIVGTVTGDRTFPSTGCIVQDRLGAKKAYAFDVSAACAGFLYGLSVGRSAIESGAAETVLVIGVETLSKIVNWTDRNTCVLFGDAAGAVVLRANGKPGGILATRLHSDGALVHLLEMPAGGSLMPPSHETVDRRLHTIHMSGNDVFKHAVRAMESVALEALEAAGRKPEELDLLIPHQANYRIIDATARRLGLPMEKVFVNLDRYGNTSAASIPLALDEARRSGRIRPGNLIELVTFGGGFTWAAAVIEW
- the rnc gene encoding ribonuclease III; the protein is MKLLRKLFGLDRPAAPATRAPRDRELDLKGLERLLKYTFKDPALARIAMTHRSYLHASPGRSGDSNERMEFLGDSVVGLAVNEFLYNKFPKLREGELTKMKSLLVSRVILSRAATVMGLGNFVLLSEAENESGGRNRASILADTLEGIIGAVYLDGGLEPARKLTERLLLREVHEILSDANLANYKSMLQEYVQGEFKTHPQYRISSENGPDHQKLFAVEVVVNGRTLGRGHGSNKKEAEQEAARDALLHFEKMVRSEKQGGDAAGGERRRRRRGGRGRRSRGAGEEMSAGGQQRGHREGRGSRDSGGRESGGGGRESGGGGRESGGGGRESGGGAREGRGQADRRDNRRGRDIEPRTERDRPQAVQPPEGREHPEGRDYPEGQDRPEAREHPTGRVERDRQESRGEDAGGPKVGGSPSDQETPPWAASRLHTEP
- the fabF gene encoding beta-ketoacyl-ACP synthase II; the protein is MRGNGQPRRVVITGMGVVSPLGSDVETFWKRLIAGESGIGPVTRFDTSKYDTRFAAEVQGYRTEEFMDRKEIRRTDLFVQYAIGAAAQAVKQAGVSPQSVDVNRYGVIVGSGIGGIATFEDQYRTLLEKGPSRVSPFFIPMMISDMASGQVSIQFGAKGPNYCTVSACSSGAHAVGDAFRIIQHNEADVMISGGAEAPITPVSFAGFCSMKAMSTRNDDPQRASRPFDAQRDGFVMGEGAGIVVLEELEHAKKRGVKILAEVVGYGATGDAHHMTAPAPEGEGAARAMREAIRDSGLPLESFGYMNAHGTSTPLNDKFETQAIKSVFGAQAKKLPVSSTKSMTGHLLGAAGGLETIICVLALERHTLPPTINYKTPDPDCDLDYVPNTARAVELQAALSNSLGFGGHNVTLALSRYVA